From the genome of Halobaculum halobium, one region includes:
- the xseA gene encoding exodeoxyribonuclease VII large subunit — protein sequence MADAPDAERQAAEPDAGDVLSVSQLNDRIASVVQDTPALNGVRCIGEVTDLHKNSTALYFTLTDGDAELPCMIWANRYREMDADLEDGTEVILEGDIDYWVEGGKIDLKPWEVIVVGDGDQAAAVERLRSELEERGWFDDEQKQRPPAFPERVGVVTSLRGDARYDIQNAIHGQDPTVDILVKDATVQGSNAPTSIANGIHHLDRSEDVDAIIVGRGGGSDSNLQAFNTERVAEAIFTANTPVVTAIGHTDDRLIADQVADVATITPTAAGEYIVNSRQEFLAGEIEPLEQQLDAAYETFQQDHEHEQELAEAVDEATAPEGLPPIYYKVAIVVLLLLLLVITGLWLGVI from the coding sequence ATGGCGGACGCACCGGATGCTGAACGGCAGGCAGCCGAGCCCGATGCAGGAGATGTCCTTAGCGTGTCACAGCTGAACGACCGGATCGCGTCGGTCGTCCAGGACACGCCTGCCCTCAACGGCGTCCGCTGTATCGGGGAGGTCACTGACCTCCACAAAAACAGTACGGCGCTCTACTTCACGCTGACCGACGGCGACGCCGAACTCCCCTGTATGATCTGGGCAAACCGTTACCGGGAGATGGATGCCGACCTCGAGGACGGGACCGAAGTCATCCTCGAGGGCGATATCGACTACTGGGTCGAAGGTGGGAAAATCGACCTCAAACCGTGGGAAGTGATCGTCGTCGGCGACGGCGACCAAGCGGCTGCCGTCGAGCGACTGCGAAGCGAACTCGAAGAGCGTGGCTGGTTCGACGACGAGCAGAAACAGCGACCGCCGGCGTTCCCGGAGCGGGTCGGTGTCGTGACCTCGCTTCGGGGCGACGCCCGGTACGACATCCAGAACGCGATCCACGGACAGGACCCCACCGTTGACATCCTGGTGAAGGACGCAACCGTCCAGGGGTCGAACGCGCCGACGTCCATCGCGAACGGCATTCACCATCTCGACCGCTCGGAGGACGTCGACGCCATCATCGTCGGTCGCGGCGGGGGGAGCGATTCGAACCTCCAAGCGTTCAACACTGAGCGAGTCGCGGAGGCGATCTTCACCGCCAATACCCCGGTAGTCACCGCCATTGGACACACTGATGACCGACTCATCGCGGATCAGGTGGCGGACGTCGCGACGATCACCCCGACCGCCGCGGGCGAGTATATCGTGAACTCCCGCCAAGAGTTCCTTGCGGGCGAGATCGAGCCGCTGGAGCAACAGCTCGACGCCGCGTACGAGACCTTCCAGCAGGACCACGAACACGAACAGGAGCTCGCCGAAGCAGTCGATGAAGCGACCGCACCCGAGGGCCTCCCACCGATTTACTACAAGGTCGCCATCGTAGTGCTGCTGTTGCTGTTGTTGGTCATCACCGGACTTTGGCTGGGGGTGATCTAA
- the xseB gene encoding exodeoxyribonuclease VII small subunit, whose product MANDSEIHDRLSRVEEIIEQLDADECDLDEGTALHEEGEELLTEVREILDEGSGEVVELE is encoded by the coding sequence GTGGCAAACGACTCCGAAATCCACGATCGACTGAGTCGCGTCGAGGAGATCATTGAACAGCTCGACGCGGACGAATGCGACCTCGATGAAGGTACAGCCCTCCATGAGGAAGGGGAGGAACTCTTGACCGAAGTTCGAGAGATCCTCGACGAGGGAAGCGGCGAAGTTGTGGAGCTCGAGTAA
- a CDS encoding VirB4 family type IV secretion system protein produces MTTMRNLVLQTGSGAVGQLTEWLTNPTSAEGAALYILLAVLVGIGGKFLWDWYTEDDEEEVEFSDLLDEETIEQGAAERQLLDDIAESHKTVTAPATIEWETRAARVGEQWTTTLYIADYPDYPNDGYLSELFEMTDVQFDLTAHISPKNQERARNELQDIADDLQVDADLEQSVRSAYLQERANEAAATYKAVENGANVFDQGMFITVRADEKEDLRDAVQKVKSALRDDPANLTPKTAICRQDLALQSAAPIGDNEFGRTSIALGGAVGALLSSPHNATILEEGGVEFGIHKDNQSPVVIDPFARDNGYAMFTVGDTGSGKSFSSKQNFIRSIEQSKDRIGIILEPLNNWAGVAEALDAKRITVGGTLGLNPLEIRETPEHVQRAMGEDASPFNEKLDDAMSFLTNFFALRGISLGDRRTTLELGLKRAYKRNGITDDISTHGNPSPTIQDMMDVFEDMVDDPEEFVVRSDEEAGKIKEDATWLLDQLRPFEDDGRHANLGQESDFDIRDEKVIYLDLAQQEGSVDSSTALTMQLLISLVYERAKVSEKEVVFYIDEARYIMQDAASLAFLETVFRHHRHHDLSIRLVTQTVDEFFEHAESEAILDQCAVKQFHRLDGMDEEWADEFGLNYAQMRFVQDAVPGNEDAGFSEALVGVDGEWRGIQVKAMPKEKQVIDFDPTSQIRSSLPGAGDDAVDTEMEEFQEELEHRATNGTNETSELNEESDAVEAEPDGGTTEDTNDG; encoded by the coding sequence ATGACCACGATGCGTAACCTCGTCCTCCAGACGGGCAGCGGAGCCGTCGGCCAGCTCACAGAGTGGCTCACGAACCCAACCTCAGCTGAAGGTGCGGCTCTCTACATCCTACTCGCGGTACTGGTCGGGATCGGCGGGAAATTCCTCTGGGACTGGTACACCGAAGACGACGAGGAAGAGGTCGAGTTCTCGGACCTGCTCGACGAGGAAACCATCGAACAGGGCGCGGCCGAACGCCAGCTCCTCGACGACATCGCCGAGTCACACAAGACGGTGACGGCGCCGGCGACGATCGAGTGGGAGACGCGCGCGGCACGGGTCGGCGAGCAGTGGACGACGACGCTGTACATCGCTGATTACCCGGACTACCCCAACGACGGCTACCTCTCCGAGCTCTTCGAGATGACCGACGTGCAGTTCGATTTGACGGCCCACATCTCGCCGAAGAACCAGGAGCGGGCGCGGAACGAACTGCAGGATATCGCTGACGACCTCCAGGTGGATGCTGACCTCGAACAGAGTGTCCGGAGTGCCTACCTACAGGAACGCGCCAACGAGGCCGCAGCGACGTACAAGGCCGTCGAGAATGGCGCGAACGTCTTCGACCAGGGGATGTTCATCACGGTACGAGCCGACGAGAAGGAGGACCTCCGGGATGCCGTCCAGAAGGTCAAGAGCGCGCTCCGCGACGATCCGGCGAACCTCACACCGAAGACGGCGATCTGTCGGCAGGATCTCGCCCTCCAGTCCGCCGCGCCCATCGGCGACAACGAGTTCGGGCGGACGTCGATCGCACTCGGCGGCGCCGTCGGGGCGTTGCTCTCCTCACCGCACAACGCGACGATTCTCGAGGAGGGCGGCGTCGAGTTCGGGATTCACAAGGACAACCAGAGCCCGGTGGTCATTGACCCGTTCGCCCGGGACAACGGGTACGCAATGTTCACCGTTGGGGACACCGGTTCGGGGAAGTCGTTCAGTTCGAAGCAGAACTTCATCCGCTCGATCGAGCAGAGCAAGGACCGTATCGGCATTATCCTTGAGCCGTTGAACAACTGGGCCGGCGTCGCGGAAGCGCTCGACGCCAAACGCATCACTGTCGGCGGGACGCTCGGGCTGAACCCCTTGGAGATTCGGGAGACGCCCGAGCACGTCCAGCGGGCGATGGGCGAGGACGCCAGCCCGTTCAACGAGAAGCTCGACGACGCGATGAGCTTCCTCACCAACTTCTTCGCCCTCCGCGGCATCTCGCTGGGCGACCGCCGGACAACACTCGAACTCGGGCTCAAGCGGGCGTACAAGCGAAACGGGATTACCGACGACATCTCGACGCACGGCAACCCGAGCCCGACGATTCAGGATATGATGGACGTCTTCGAGGACATGGTTGACGACCCCGAGGAGTTCGTCGTCCGGTCCGACGAGGAGGCGGGGAAGATCAAGGAAGACGCGACGTGGCTACTCGACCAGCTCCGCCCCTTCGAGGACGACGGTCGGCACGCCAACCTCGGCCAAGAGTCCGACTTCGACATTCGGGACGAGAAGGTTATCTACCTCGATCTCGCCCAGCAGGAGGGCAGCGTCGACAGCAGCACGGCGCTGACGATGCAGTTGCTCATCTCGCTCGTCTACGAGCGGGCGAAAGTCTCGGAGAAGGAGGTCGTGTTCTACATCGACGAGGCGCGGTACATCATGCAGGACGCCGCGAGCCTGGCGTTTCTTGAAACGGTGTTCCGTCACCACCGCCACCACGACCTCTCGATCCGGCTGGTCACGCAGACGGTCGACGAGTTCTTCGAGCACGCCGAATCCGAGGCGATCCTGGATCAGTGTGCAGTCAAGCAGTTCCACCGCCTCGACGGGATGGACGAGGAGTGGGCCGACGAGTTCGGGCTGAACTACGCGCAGATGCGGTTCGTCCAGGACGCCGTGCCGGGCAACGAGGACGCCGGCTTCTCCGAGGCCCTCGTGGGCGTCGACGGCGAGTGGCGCGGTATCCAGGTCAAAGCGATGCCCAAGGAGAAGCAGGTCATCGACTTCGACCCGACCTCACAGATCCGGTCCTCGCTGCCCGGCGCCGGCGACGACGCCGTCGATACCGAGATGGAGGAGTTCCAGGAAGAGCTCGAACACCGAGCAACGAACGGAACGAACGAAACGAGCGAACTGAACGAGGAATCAGACGCCGTCGAAGCTGAGCCAGACGGCGGGACTACGGAGGACACCAACGATGGCTGA
- a CDS encoding Eco57I restriction-modification methylase domain-containing protein — translation MPAGDPSGSEEEQEASGADLGDILETIAGDVHNRMSEGDVEDAFIDRGFFDALGFEQHGGDIQKERRLEDGTRPDITTLRDSSAVVAVYEFKSPTESLNDHTSQLEGYVSTLKAEYGVLTNGRSIRLYERDGEGMERVVDFGMGDASGVDYLDTVADALDKGEWSLGSTAHVEEYREWIATNQLGLESEIAQTFFFDTFRFDRQGSFGELVEATMALLAELRDEQDQSFVRGAFKFWRQSYADIPSKKNVPRAWYPYVVPDGENEIQDNISQDLLADFMFSLETGFALLSRLFLAKACDDYGFFENDPLRGRLDSLGDRSDSIDPAEYPSLIDSVFGQLRNELIESLFEDDLFVWWTDGYRDTIAESEHAARFGDLSGATDVDPSVEAVRDSFSKALGELFFAVLKFDFSEVDNVDLLGGLYQRYFDADTRKALGEFYTPSELVDLILDRVGYQQGVGRKRLIDPSCGSGTFLTEALQRHLDDIERRSADPDWAEELRSLCLEPRIVGIDIHPFAVLMAQISFTLTILPQYREAKHKNPEFTLRRLPIFRADTLENEVSGPGADIDGEGQQTFNTIQEDSTDVRVPIDLPLTADSEAGENGDDFLTRELTLPTYDALKERGGATVGVVNYGDYFRVLQAMLDVTRAHVDAPTPGGTLTEYDATIASLDRALEQYLDHAAGPLSSFLESYVEELLELVAELQSDHGDGRLFKMFEDVTLGIVVKNYLEYDYVVANPPYVESGKIPAEDKDTYEQVYSETYPDRKTDLYCPFYQRGVDWLKPDGTLGYITPNQFMVARYGRGVRSYLTQQTELQDLFDFRDAGVFQDATNYPAIVVASKLAEGHGAPKNEINCVRVKGRDEEDTEVAAGQDSNEDGLDIDQWVDTRHQSEEEGTSLDMDLDTAVVSEIRDHCEDSGRYTHIDTFPFTQGDLREEFWAPMPADEWALFQHLEDQRDTRLSGLIDLHAGTQTGMNDVYLVVPTEGYRIDADETGGTVEVVPKGLDEPVEIDRALLRPWLQGEDVTRWRSDWSGEHVIFPYERTQGDGGIAYDAIAPETMEDAYEATMEYFERFEEDLKGREGGKMEDEECWYEFTAPKSHKEHSEPKLICAETADETRFMIDEDGTWLFKAAYGAPYPPEYADRRAYLSAFLNSTVFDYYLKHVTSLKSGGYYKYTTQYVGRIPIITDPGTQKGRFEDLVEQILELRDIELRTQRFPEAYLDAVDGEQRILTHEWDESHSPVSKANYDEDLEGPIVDAEGEQIVDDWIRESEANAAYVAAAMMNRSVKAGDVTRIVYPDSDATVKEMLAAWRTDRKNVKDIDAKIEELETELNDLIYSLFGLDEEDEYRETLEQFLEAF, via the coding sequence ATGCCAGCCGGGGATCCGTCGGGAAGCGAAGAAGAACAAGAGGCCAGCGGTGCTGACCTCGGTGACATTCTGGAAACGATCGCCGGTGATGTTCATAATCGGATGAGCGAGGGAGACGTCGAAGACGCGTTCATCGATCGTGGGTTCTTTGATGCGCTTGGTTTCGAACAACACGGTGGTGACATCCAGAAAGAACGACGACTCGAGGACGGAACGCGGCCTGATATAACGACCCTGCGAGATAGTAGTGCCGTCGTTGCAGTCTACGAATTCAAGTCACCGACTGAGTCGCTGAATGACCACACCTCCCAACTGGAAGGGTATGTATCCACGCTCAAGGCGGAGTATGGAGTGCTCACGAACGGTCGAAGCATCCGCCTGTACGAGCGAGATGGTGAAGGAATGGAACGAGTCGTCGATTTCGGGATGGGCGACGCATCCGGTGTCGATTATCTCGATACTGTCGCCGATGCGCTCGACAAAGGAGAGTGGTCGTTAGGGTCGACAGCCCACGTCGAGGAGTACCGGGAATGGATCGCGACGAACCAGCTGGGACTCGAGTCAGAGATTGCTCAAACATTCTTCTTCGATACTTTTCGATTCGATCGGCAGGGGTCATTCGGTGAACTAGTCGAGGCAACGATGGCGCTGTTAGCGGAACTTCGCGATGAGCAAGATCAATCGTTCGTTCGCGGCGCGTTCAAATTCTGGCGACAGAGCTACGCCGATATACCCAGCAAAAAGAACGTCCCACGGGCTTGGTACCCGTATGTCGTTCCTGACGGTGAAAACGAGATTCAGGACAACATCAGCCAGGATTTGCTTGCTGATTTCATGTTCTCACTGGAGACAGGATTCGCTCTCCTCTCACGGCTCTTTCTTGCCAAGGCTTGTGACGACTACGGCTTCTTTGAGAACGATCCGTTGCGTGGTCGACTTGACAGCCTCGGTGATCGGTCGGATAGTATTGACCCTGCTGAGTACCCTTCGCTCATCGATTCGGTGTTCGGTCAGCTTCGGAATGAGCTGATCGAGAGTCTCTTTGAGGACGATCTGTTTGTCTGGTGGACTGACGGCTATCGGGACACGATCGCCGAGTCGGAGCATGCTGCGCGTTTCGGCGATCTTAGCGGGGCGACCGACGTCGACCCGTCAGTTGAAGCCGTTCGCGACTCGTTCAGCAAGGCTCTCGGAGAACTGTTCTTTGCGGTCCTGAAGTTCGACTTCTCAGAGGTCGATAATGTTGACCTTCTCGGCGGGCTATATCAACGATATTTCGATGCCGACACTCGGAAAGCCCTCGGTGAGTTCTACACGCCGTCAGAACTCGTCGATTTGATTTTGGATCGGGTCGGCTACCAGCAGGGAGTTGGCCGCAAACGACTGATCGATCCCTCCTGTGGGTCGGGGACATTTCTTACGGAGGCGTTACAGCGACATCTCGACGATATCGAACGCCGCTCGGCTGACCCTGACTGGGCGGAAGAACTCCGTTCGCTCTGCCTTGAACCCCGAATCGTGGGGATCGATATTCACCCCTTTGCGGTGCTGATGGCACAGATCAGCTTCACGCTCACTATCCTCCCACAATATCGCGAGGCAAAACACAAGAATCCCGAATTCACGCTGCGGCGACTACCCATCTTTCGGGCAGACACGCTCGAAAACGAGGTAAGTGGACCTGGAGCGGACATCGATGGTGAGGGGCAGCAAACGTTCAACACGATCCAGGAAGACAGTACGGACGTCAGAGTACCGATCGACCTGCCGCTTACAGCCGACAGCGAGGCAGGCGAAAATGGTGATGACTTCCTCACTCGTGAGCTGACCCTTCCGACCTACGACGCCTTGAAAGAACGAGGCGGGGCGACAGTCGGCGTCGTCAACTACGGTGATTACTTCCGCGTGCTTCAGGCGATGCTCGACGTTACTCGAGCCCACGTCGATGCACCCACGCCAGGGGGAACGCTCACGGAATACGACGCGACTATCGCCTCACTCGATCGGGCGCTGGAGCAGTATCTCGATCATGCGGCCGGTCCCTTGTCGTCGTTCCTCGAATCGTACGTTGAGGAACTCCTCGAACTGGTGGCTGAACTACAGTCTGATCACGGTGACGGTCGGTTATTCAAGATGTTCGAGGACGTCACTCTTGGGATCGTTGTGAAGAACTATCTCGAATATGATTACGTCGTTGCGAATCCTCCGTATGTCGAGAGCGGTAAAATCCCTGCAGAGGACAAGGACACATACGAGCAGGTCTATTCAGAAACGTACCCAGACCGAAAGACGGACCTCTACTGTCCGTTCTACCAGCGCGGTGTCGACTGGCTCAAGCCGGACGGCACACTCGGATACATTACTCCAAACCAATTTATGGTCGCCCGGTACGGTCGTGGGGTCCGATCGTACCTCACCCAACAAACGGAACTGCAGGACCTCTTCGATTTCCGTGACGCTGGCGTCTTCCAGGATGCGACGAATTATCCAGCGATCGTCGTCGCTTCGAAACTCGCGGAGGGGCACGGAGCGCCTAAAAATGAGATAAACTGCGTTCGCGTCAAGGGCCGTGACGAGGAGGATACGGAGGTTGCGGCTGGTCAAGACAGTAACGAGGACGGGCTCGACATCGACCAATGGGTGGACACGCGCCATCAGTCTGAGGAAGAGGGAACGTCACTCGATATGGATCTGGATACCGCTGTTGTCTCCGAGATCCGCGATCACTGTGAGGACTCCGGACGCTACACACATATTGACACCTTCCCGTTTACACAAGGTGATCTCCGGGAGGAGTTCTGGGCACCGATGCCGGCCGATGAATGGGCTCTGTTCCAGCATTTAGAAGATCAGCGAGACACCCGGTTATCTGGGTTGATCGATCTCCATGCAGGGACCCAGACCGGTATGAACGACGTGTATCTCGTCGTCCCAACTGAAGGATATCGTATCGATGCCGATGAGACTGGAGGAACCGTTGAGGTCGTACCAAAGGGCCTGGACGAACCCGTCGAGATCGACAGGGCATTGCTCCGACCATGGCTCCAAGGTGAGGATGTGACTCGCTGGCGATCGGACTGGTCTGGTGAACACGTTATTTTCCCATACGAGCGGACCCAAGGGGACGGAGGCATCGCTTACGATGCTATTGCCCCGGAAACGATGGAAGATGCGTACGAAGCCACGATGGAATACTTCGAGCGATTCGAGGAAGACCTCAAAGGGAGAGAGGGTGGGAAAATGGAGGATGAGGAATGTTGGTACGAGTTTACCGCACCGAAGAGCCACAAAGAACACTCCGAACCCAAACTGATCTGTGCGGAGACTGCTGACGAAACCCGATTTATGATCGATGAAGACGGGACATGGCTATTCAAAGCTGCTTACGGTGCTCCGTATCCACCTGAGTATGCAGACCGTCGGGCGTATCTCTCCGCGTTCCTCAATTCGACGGTTTTCGATTATTACCTGAAGCATGTCACTTCGCTCAAATCGGGTGGCTATTACAAGTATACAACCCAGTACGTCGGCCGCATTCCGATCATTACCGACCCCGGCACACAGAAAGGGCGTTTTGAGGACCTCGTCGAGCAGATACTCGAACTACGCGACATTGAGCTTCGGACACAGCGGTTCCCGGAGGCATATCTGGACGCTGTAGACGGAGAGCAACGGATCTTGACGCACGAGTGGGACGAGAGTCACTCTCCTGTGTCTAAGGCCAATTATGATGAGGACCTTGAGGGGCCGATAGTCGACGCCGAGGGAGAACAAATCGTCGACGACTGGATCCGTGAAAGTGAGGCGAACGCAGCGTACGTCGCCGCTGCAATGATGAATCGATCTGTAAAGGCGGGTGACGTAACACGAATCGTCTACCCTGATAGC